CGATTGCTCTTGAGATGTGTTATGTTGCAAAGGGTGCACTCGATGCATTTATTAATGTAAATGAAACCACTAGGCTTTGCGATATTGCAGCAGGATACGTTATTATTAAAGAAGCGGGGGGACTTGTAACTGATAAAAACGGTCAGGAAGTAAATCTTGATCTCGACGTCAATTCAAAAGTTTCAGTTATTTGTTCAAATGAAATGCTCCATAAAAAGCTTGTAGGAATTTTTGGAAACCGCTGGAGAATTAAACCAACTAACTTTGGAATAATCTCAAGAATTGATAACGAAGAATCTATCGCAGTTGCACAAGATGTCATAAAATATTTGGATTTAAAAGGGATCAAATACGAGCTTGATAGTGGTACCTATAATGCATTAAAGAATCGTTTATCTAAAGAATGTAATGTAATCTCAAATATTGAAGAGATATCCCACATGATATCCATCGGAGGGGATGGAACAGTACTTCGGGCATCAAAAATGATTGAAGGAAATGAAATTCCAATAGTTTGTATAAACATGGGAACCGTTGGATTTTTAACTGAATTTAGCAAAGATGAAATCTTTTCTGCGATAGATTCTATAATTTGTGGATGCTACAAAGTCGAGAAAAGAACAAAACTAATGGGTTTTGCAAAGCTTTCTGACGGTAGACAGCAAATTTTAAATGATTCTTTAAATGAGGTAGTGATTACAACTAAAAATCCTGCAAAAATGCTTCATTTTGAAGTATACATCGATGGAAATCTTGTAGAAGATGTGAGGGCTGACGGAATAATTGTTTCAACTCCAAATGGCTCTACAGCATATTCTTTAAGTTCTGGTGGTCCAATAATTGAACCAACAGTCGAAGGATTTGTGATTGTCCCAATATGTCCGTTTAAACTCTCATCACGACCGTTAGTTGTAAATGCAAATTCAGAAATAAAAATAAAACTTTTGAAAAAATCCACATATGTTGTAATTGATGGAAACACGGAATTTGAAGCAAAAAAAGGCGACGAGATAATTTTAAGAAAATCTGAGTCAAATGCATATTTTGTGAAAGGAGATAATTTCTATAATAAATTGAAAAAATTAAGTTTAATGTAATTTTTCGTTCTTTTTTTCATTTTTTTCTAAAAACTAGGTTATTTAGAAAGTATTTCATCTTAAATGCTAAAATTATTAGAATTAATAATGCGATAATTAGGTAAACTAAATCCAATGTAATATCCAATATATCCTTAAATAGCGCATTTATTAAATTACTGGCTAATTCATCCATATTTTCACGAGTTTATGAAAGTGTAGTTTTTGTTCTAACACTTCCTCCACCGTCCCCTACTGGAACACTTTGACCCCCTTTTCCACAGTATCCAACGCTTAATTCAAATTCATCAGACACTGCATCGATATGGTGTAAAATATCTAAAATTTCGCCACTAAGTCCTGCATCCCTTAGTGGTTTAGTTAATATTCCATCTTCAATTAAAAATGCTTCAACAGCGTTAAACTGGAATAATCCTTTTCCAGTATCTACCTGTCCACCTCTTGAACCTTTCAAAAATATTCCTGTTTTTGTATCTTCTAAAAGTTCTTCAAATTTCCAGGAACCTGGCTTAATGTACGTGTTACTCATTCTAACAATTGGCCTATTCAGCCCATCTGCTCTAGCATTTCCTGTAACATCCATGTTAAGTCTTCCAGCAGTTTCTCTTGAATGTAAGTATCCATTTAATATACCATTTTCAATTAATGTAGTTTTTTCTCCTTTAACTCCTTCGTGGTCGTATTTATATTGTCCAAATGATTTTTCAATTGTGGCATCATCAATTACGGTTACTTCTTCGCTACCCACAGAATTCCCTAGTTTATCGTGAAAGACACTGTCATTTTGCAAAAAAAGGTCTGCTTCAGCAGCGTGGCCCACAGCTTCGTGAATGAATACCCCTGCAAGTTCTGGATCCAATATAACATCAAAAGTTCCTTTTGGACAGCTTTCAGCAGTTAAAAGTCTTATTGCTCTTTCTTTTGTACTTTTAGCCATTTCTTCAATTTTCGCATTTTTAATTATTTCAAATCCGTTTCCGCCGATTCTATCAAATGCAAACTGCAAAGTTCCATCTTTTGCAATAGCAGTCATTCTCATAAGAGCTTTAACACTTTCATTTTCTATTCTAGTTCCTTCACTGGTCATTAAAATAGAATGGCCTTCCCCATCACTGTAACTTACGGAAGTACTAACTATTTTTTCTCCAGACATGTTTTCATGCGCTGATTTCAAATATTCCTTTTTTTCTTCGATCGAAATTGTTTCAGGATGAATTTTTACATCCGCTTTCACATTATCACAAATTACAGGAATATCTTTCAATTCTATCGATTTTTTAGTGTGTGTATTTGATATTTTTGCCATATTATGTGCTTTTTTTATTATTTCTTCAATATTTTTCAAAGAAACATTATTTGAGGTTGCAAAACCCCAGCCGTTTTTTTCAAGCACCCGTATAATCACGCCAGAAGACATTCCAGAAGAAATTTCATCGATTATTCCATCTTTTTGGATAATATTGTTTGATTCACCGGAAACAATTCTTAAATCTGCGTAAGTCCCAATTTCAAGTAATTTTTCAAGTTTTTCAATGTTTAAGTCAAGTTCGTTTAAAAAACTCACAATTTCACCAGTTTAATAATGACACAAATCTGCTTTTCTTTTAATTAAATGTTATGAATTACAATTGTTTTTGTCTCGCACATTTCTTCTACGGTATATTTTATGCCTTCTCTTCCAAGACCACTTTTTTTAACTCCTCCAAAAGGCATATTGTCTTTTCTAAATGTGGGGCTGCTGTTTATCATTATTCCGCCGTATTCTAATGAATCTGCTATTTTCATAGCTTTATTTATATCATTTGTGAATACTCCTGCTTGAAGCCCATATTTTGAATTATTTGCAATAGATACTGCTTCTTCGCTATCCTTTACTTTTAATATTGGTAAAACCGGTCCGAAAGTTTCAATTTTTGATAAAATATTATTTTCATCAATATTGATGACAGCCGGAGAAATCAAGCTGTTCTGCCTATTTCCGCCAATCAATACTTCTCCACCTTCATTTACGGATTTTTTTATTAAATTTTCAATTCTTAAGGCACTTTCAGGACTAATGAGTGGGCCGATATCTGTTTTAGTATCGAGCGGATTTCCCAAAATTAGTTTTTTAGTTTCTTCGATAACGTGTTTTGTAAATGTTTCTAAAACTTCTTCTTCAACGAGCACCTGTCCAACTGAGATACAAACCTGCCCCGCATTTAAGAATTTACTTTTAACCGCGGATTTGGCAGCTAATTTGATGTCAGAATCTTTTAACACTATCATAGGGTTATTTCCCCCAAGTTCAAGTGCAACTTTTTTCATTTTCGCATTTTTTGATATCGATTCTCCAACTTCAACGCTTCCAGTGAACGAAACCATATTTATATTGTCGTTTTTCGAGATTTCATCGCCAACAATATCTCCATTTCCGGTAGCAAGGTTAAATATTCCTCTTGGAACATCCATCTGTTTTAGAACATGTTCTATAATTTTTGTAAGATATATTGCAACAATCGGTGCTTTTGATGATGGATGTAATACAACTGAATTTCCTGTGGCAATTGCAGGGCCAATTTTATGTGTTATCAAATTTAATGGAAAATTAAATGGAGTTATTGCTCCAACTACGCCCAACGGCTCTTTTTTTGTAAATATTAATCCATTTTCCGAATTAATTGTTTCTCCACGAAGTTCCTTTGCATAGAATGCAGAAAGCTTAAGTGCAGTCAATGTTCTATCTACTTCTATTTTTGACTGTTTTATTGGTTTTCCAACGTCAATTGAAATTGTTTTTGCAAAAAGATCTTTTTTCAAGCTGATCTGCTCTGCAATCTTCATTAAAATACTGTATCTTTTTGAAGGGCTTAAATTTTTCATTATTTCTTTATTTTTTTCCGCAACTTCAATCGCACTTTTTGTTTCTTCTCTATCAAGGGCAGTTATTTTCTCGATATTTTCCAACGTGTACGGGTCAAAAACATCGATATCTTCTCTTAAAATCCATTTTCCATCGATAAACATAAAGTTACACCTGCAATTTCATTGAATAATATTAACGTGTAATGGGTTATAAATTTTAGTAAAAATTAATATATTCAAAAATCCATAATTATGAGTATTAATATCGGGGGAGATACAAATGCCGATTTCACTAATGGGTTACACACTATCAATAAATGTGTTTTTAATTGTTAAGGCTATTTTAGTACTTGTTCTAGGGTATTTGGCAGTAAGGATTGTGTCAGGCATTTTAGAAAGAGGCGCTAAAAAAAGTAAGATTCCAGAACTGGTTTCTGAATTTGTTATCAAGCTATTTAGTGCAATACTTTATTTATTTGTGATATTGCTCGCAGTAGGTGTTTTTGGTGTTGAAACAGGGCCAATAATTTTGGGACTTTCTGCATCACTCGGTTTAATTTTAGGTTTTGGTCTTCAAGACACACTTACAAATCTAACATCTGGCCTTTGGATTGCGGTTATGAAGCCACTAGACAAAGAAGAAACTGTTCAAATCGGTGGAATGACTGGAAAAGTAGTTGAAGTTGGGATAATGGCAACTAAACTTTTAACTCCCGACAATGTGGTTATTACACTCCCAAATAAGTTAGTTTGGGGAAGTCCTATAACTAATTTCACTAGAATGGATATAAGAAGAGTAGATGTTGCAGTTGGAGTTAGCTACGGCGAAAATTTAGACAATGCAGTATCTACAGCACTCGAACTTATTTCTGGACATCCTTTAGTATTAAAAGACCCTGCACCAGCAGTAGCCATAACTGGTCTTGGTGATTCTTCTGTAGATTTACAGCTTAGGGCATGGACGAAAACTGGCGACTACTGGGCTGTAAAAGGAGATCTTACAAAAGGAATCTACGAAAAATATGGAAAAGAGGGTATTGAAATTCCGTTCCCACAGATGGATGTACATATCCACAAATATTAAAAAATAAGTTTTTATTTCTTTTTTTTATTTTATATGGCCGATAATGTGCCCAGTTTCTGTTTTAATAATATCAAGTGCGGTTTTGCAGGCATTAATCGATCCAGGGATAGAATATATGATTTTTTCCTTGTAAATTCCAGCAGATGCTCTTGAAAGTATTGTTGAGTATTTTACTTCACCGTAGCTTAAGTTATGGAATATTATTTTAAATCCGTCAAGTTCTTTTTCATAAATTTCCTTTACAACGTCAGCAGTAACGTCTCTTTTGGAAAGTCCCGTTCCACCGGTGATTACAATGGAATCAACATCTGTAAACTCAACGATATGTTCAATTAACCCATTTAACATCAGCTCATTATCTGGAATTAAATGGTATATTTTTGCATCCAATTCTTCCCTTAAAAAATCCCCTGATTTATCGGTTATTTCAGTTCCCGCAATTTTTTCGTTAAATCTACTATCGCTTACTGTAATTACAGCATATTTTATTTCAGAAATTCGTTCATGCATGTTTAGTCCCCCTTTATAAACTCTTTAATGTTATTTCTCGCTTCTCCGATGGTATAACCCATTTTTATTCCAAGTTTATCTTCTTTTTCCAAAAGTTCTATTAAATGTGCAACTCTTGGTAACCTTAAATTTGCACTTCTAACGGTTTCAGAGTCACTGAAGATTTCCCTTGGAGTTCCACCTTTGATAATTTTTCCCTCATTTAGTAAATAAACTTTATTTGCATATATTGGAACTAAATCTACGTCGTGAGTGGATATAATTATGGTTATTCCTTTTTTATTTAAGTCGTAAAGTAACTTCATGATCTGTGATGCACCCATTGGGTCAAGGCCTGAAGTTGGTTCATCAAGAACAATAATTTCCGGGTTCATTGCTAAAATTCCCGCAATGGCGATTCTTTTTTTCTGGCCCCCACTTAAATGATGTGGAGGTTTTCTCTCAAACCCTTCCATCGATACCGCTTTTAACGAATCTTTTACTCGTTTTTCAATTTCTTCTTTCGAAAGTCCAAGATTCATCGGTCCAAATGCAACATCCTGTTCAACAGTTGGTGCAAAAAGCTGGTCATCGGGGTTTTGAAATACGATTCCAACAGTTTTTCTGACATTTAAAAGCGATTTGTTATCATATTTTATTGGATCGTCTTTTAAAATTACGCTACCGCTACTCGGTTTTAAAATTCCGTTAAAATGGAGAAAAGTAGTGGATTTTCCAGCACCATTTGGGCCTAAAATTGCTATCATTTCGCCTTCTTCAGCTTTAAAATTAATTCCATTAAGTGCGACAGTTCCGTCAGGATAAGAATACTTTAAATCTCTTGTTTCCAAAATCGCCATTAAATCACCTTAGAGGATTATATTCTTAAAAGTATAAAAAACTTAAAATTTGAAATCACGGTTTTAAAATATCTTAATATAATTTAGGGGTATCGATAATAATCAAATATTCCTCTAAAAATAACTATATAATCCTTATATCTGTAATTAAAAGAAGTACGATGAGAATTTTGAAAAAAAAACGCTGTAATTTTAGTCCAATATTGATTAAGTTAAATTTGAACGCAAGGTTAATTTTATAACTCCCTACGTCCATAATTTTTTTAGGTGATAACTTATGAAAAGTAAAATTTCTATATTTTTGGTTTTGCTTTCTTTAGTCTTGCTTCAGCAGGGTTTTGCTGCAAGCAATATTGATTTAGGTTCTTATTCTGGAGGTGAAACCGTTTCTATATCTGAAGCTGGAGATTACGAAATCAGCGGAAGTTTAATTGGCGGAGGAATTGTTGTTAATTGTGAAGGTAGTGCTGTTAATTTAATTTTGAACGGAGTAACTATTTCTTCTGTCGACACAGCTTGTATTTATGGTGAGGATTTAGAAACTTTGACAATAACGTTACTCGAAGGAACTACTTCAAATTTAGGAAATGACGGTGAAACAGATTATGACGGAGTTATTTACAGTAATTCTGACATAATTGTTGAAGGTGAAGGTAAATTAATTGTTGAAGGAAATGCTGAAGAAGGAATTTCAACTGAAGATAAAGATATAACAATTAATGGCGGAACTATTGTCATAACTGCTGTTGATGATGGAATTAACGCCGGTGGGGACAATGGTGGATTGATTTCCATCAATGGCGGTAACATTTATGTAAATGCCGAGGGCGATGGAATTGATTCTAATGGCGACCTTGAAATTAATGGCGGAACTCTTTTTGTTGTTGGAAGTACCAGCGCTGACGATTCTGCTTTAGATAGTGACGGCACACTTGCAATCAACGGTGGAACAGTTGTCGCATTAGGCAATGGAATGTTACAATCTCCTGATTCAGATTCTTTACAAGATTTCTTGGCTGTAAACGTTGATACAATTGATGCCGGAAATATTATTGCATTGGTTGATGCTAATGGTGAAAAAATAGTTTCTTTTGCAACAACTGAAAAAAGTTTTAGCACAATCGTAATTAGCTCGGCTTTTCTGGATTCTGATAATTATAAATTATATAAGAACTGTGAAAATACAGGATCTTTAGTGAATGGAATTTACACTGGCGGAGTTTTGACATTGGGCGACGAATTAAGTGTTAGTGAATCAAGTTCAAATATGGGCGGACCCGGAAATATAGGGGAACCGAGGGAAATTCCATCTGACACAGAAAGTGAAGAAGATGAGGATGTTGGATTTTTTGAGAAAATTTTCAACTTCCTATTGGGATGGCTGTATGATTAACATATTTTGAGTCTAAATTACAATAACCAATATTTGGACTCAAAACCTCCTATTTTATTTTAGAAATTCTTTTAAAATTTTTTCTTGTTTAATAAATTGTAATCAATTTTTCCAAATTCATCTTCTTTTTTTAAAAGATCTATCAAATATGCAAATTTTGGAATCCTAAAATCATTGCACAATAAACCGCCCTAAAGTATATTTAAAACGTAAAAAAAGTTAAATTTGAAATTGCAGCTTTAATATATTTTAATATAATTTAAAGATAACAATAATAATTCAAAAATGCCAATGAGTACAACAGAATTAGTTTTAGGGTAGGAAATATCTCCAAAAAACATTAAATTTCCATCGTACCCTCTTGAATTGAGTGAATTATATATTACATCACCCTTATCAAGTGCTTTTATGAACAAACTGCCTGCTAATAATCCAAGAGAGTGGTAGGACGTTTTAAGATTTTTATAGCCTAGTCTTGTTTTTTGAGAGTTTTCAATTGATAAAGTTTCATCCATAAGCATGAATATGTAGCGGTACATCATCATTGCAATTTCAAGCATGTTTTTTGGCATTTTAGACTTTTTCAAGATGCAGAACAGTTCAGTAAATGGGGTTGTAAGTGCTAAAAATAGTGTACAGGATACTCCCCCGAGCATTTTAAAAAATGTTAAAAGTCCAAGACTAAATCCGTCTTTTAGTAAATTGAGTGTAATTCCGAAAAAATCAAATGACATGTAGATTTCGGTTCCGAACAAAAAAGTCATCATTACAAAAGTAATAATTCCGAAAATAAATGGTATCGATAATAATTTCAAATAAACAGTTTTTGGTACTTTTGCAGCAAAAATAACTACAAAACTCATTATAAATGCAATTAAAAAAGGTACGACGAAAGTTTTGGAAAAAAGGCTGACGAGCAGTGATGAGACTGCAAAAATAACCTTTAATGTAGGATTAACTGACCTTAAACTGTTACAATTTGCAATACTGTCAATCAAATAACTGTTCGTCATATTTTAACCAATTTTAGTTTTTATCTTCATATTTAGCTTTGTTGTATCCAAAGAAGTATCCTATGATTATAGCACCTATTGCAGCTTGAAGCGCAAATAAGAGACTTTCAATTTCCCCACTTGGAGGTTCCCAGAATGGTTCAAACCAAGGTTCGTAATTTGGGCTGATTTCCATGATCAAGTCTCCAGCAGCACCATCTGCACCACCGAAGTATCCTTCATCTTCACCAAGGCCTGAGTACATGATCAAAGGTGCTAATATAAGGATTATAACTCCGAGAATCATTAAAACATGTTTAAATTCCATTATTCAGCACCCCCTTCAGCTTTTGCAGGGTCAATAAGACCAAGTTTTGCAAGGAGATCTGGTCTTAATTTCATGATGTAATCCCAGATAAGTCCTGTTAAAAGACCTTCCATAATTGCAAGTGGAATCTGTGTCACTGCAAATACGGTTCCAAAGTTTGAAAGCGCTGTTCCAAAATCTGGTAATGGGTATGCTAAAGCGAGCTGGATTGATGTTGTAGCGTATGTTCCCCAGTCTGCAAATATTGCAGCGAGTACAACAACCCATGTGATATTTAATTTTCCTTTTAACAATTTAAACACTAAAAAACCAATTGCTGGTCCCATGATACCCATTGAGAATATATTTGCTCCCAATGTGGTTAATCCACCGTGTGCAAGTAAGATTGCCTGGAACAATAATACAATTGTCGCAAGTACTGCTGTAATTGCTGGACCAAACATAACTGCGCCAAGTCCACCACCTGTCGGGTGTGAACAGCTTCCCGTTACTGAAGGAAGTTTTAGCGAACTTAATATAAACATGAACGCTCCTGCGAGGGCTAATGTGGGTTTAACTTCAGGTTTGTCGTTAATTAATTTATTTAATTGGATTATTCCGTATATAACGATGATGCCAGATAGCACAAACCAGAATGCAGCCCACATCGGAGGTAGAAAACCTTCCATAATGTGCACTTTATCACCTATTAAAGATAAGTTAATTTATATTACAGTTACTTTTAATCTGGGATGTTATATATTGATTTCGATTTAGTCTAGCCTACTTTACTAAATGAAACTTATCTTGAATAGTGTCGTTGAAAGTATATAAATCTAATTTCAAAAAAGAGAAAAAACAGTCATTATTACTTTTTTTAATAATTTCATACGTTATTCATTGGTAATGTATCCTTTAACTGCGGATTTTGCAGCTATTGCAGGAGATGAGAGGTAAACTTCCGATTTTGTGTTTCCCATTCTTCCTTTAAAGTTCCTATTGGTTGTAGCAAGACATACTTCCCCATCACCTAAAACACCCTGATGGGCTCCAAGGCATGGTCCGCATCCAGGAGTGCAGATTAATGCTCCAGAATCTACAAAAGTATCGATTAATCCTTCTTTTAACGCTTCTTTAAAGATTGATTTTGATGCAGGAATTACAATTAGTCGGGTGCTTTCATTAACTTTTTTTCCTTTCAAATGTTTTGCAGCAATTCTTAAATCGTTTAATCTTCCGTTTGTACAAGATCCGATGAATACCTGATCTAATTCAATTCCTGATACTTCAGAAACTCCTTTTACATTGTCAGGGTGGTGCGGGCAAGCAATCTGTTCTTCCATATCGGTTATATCAAATTCAAATGTTTTGTAGTAATTTTCTTCGGATTCATTAACTTTTATTTTATTTTTTTTCAAGTTAAGAATTTCTTCTCTTGAAACTCCTGCATTTTCAAGGTATTTGTAAGTAGTATCGTCAGCTTCGATAATTCCAGCTTTTCCGCCCATTTCAATGGCCATGTTCGATAAAACCATTCTTTCGTCCATGTCAAGATTTTGGACTGCATTTCCGCCGTATTCTAAAGACAGGTATGTCGCTCCACGTCTTCCAACTTCCTTACAAGTTTTTAAGATAATGTCCTTTCCAGAAATATTTTCATTTTCTCCGGTTACATTTACTTGAATGGTTTCAGGAACTCTAAGCCATGTTTTTCCGGTTGCATAGACGTAACCCATGTCAGTTGCACCAAAACCTGTCGCAAAAGCACCGAATGCCCCATGAGTACAGGTGTGACTGTCAGCTCCTGCAATTATCATGTTTGGCTTCACGTGGCCTTTTTCAGGAAGTACCTGATGACATATTCCTTCGCCATCAAGGTAATAATTTTTAATTCCCTGTTTTTTGATAAATTCTCTCGTTATAACCTGCATATTCGCAGCTTTTGACGTGTTTGCAGGGATGTTGTGGTCAAAAATAATAACTATCTTTTCATTATCCCAAACTTTGTCTGAAATCTGCTCAAAAGCTTTTACTGTAAGAGGGGTAGTCCCGTCATGCGTCATTGCGACATCCACGTCTATTTCAACGCTATCGCCCGCGTAAACATTTTTTCCAACATTTTTAGAAATGATTTTTTCAGCAAGTGTCATCGATTCTCACCGTAAATTCGTAATATAAATAAAAACAGTACTGAATAGGTTAGGCGTTATTGATTTATAAATATAGGGGGTTTAAATTAAATTTAAAAGAGAATTATTTGAAATTAATATGAGTATTCACTATCATTATTTAGTTTTTTAGGTTTTATTTCGGATAATATTTCTCCGTTTTTAAAAATCCTTATAATTCCGCCACTTTCTGAAATGGTAATTGCAAGAGCGTTTGTATATTTTGAGATAGTTGCCGCAGCATGATGCCTTGCACCAAGTCCGAGTGGAAGTTCAATATTTCCACCGCTACAGCTTATATATCGACCAGCACAGAGTACTTCTCCTTTTTCACCGATTATAAATGCACCATCTATCGTTGATAATTCTTTAACGGTTCCCTTAACCTGTTTATCAAATATAAATGATTCATGACCCTCAAAAGGATTTAAAATCAATTGTGAAGACATTTTTAAAACTTTTTGTGTATCCCCAATGACAAATATTGATCCAACTGGAATTCCTTCCCTACCTTCAACTGCAAGTTCCATACAAAGGTTTAAAACTTCATTGATAACTTTTCCTTTCGTTTTTTCAATTGTGGATATGTACTCGTAATATCTGAGAATTTGCGGGTATTCATTTACTTCAAAGATAGATATAGTATCCGTTCCACCTGTAACCTTTGGAATACCTAAGATTGATACAACAACGTCTCCTTTTTTAACGATATTATTCGAAAAAAGGTTTGTTACCGCTTGTTTTATCATTGAAGACCTGTCATCATTCCTATAAGTCATTAGAAGCGGTATAATTTTGGGTTCATTTTTTAACTTCAAAAAAGTTTCTTCATTGGGCGTAGTTACAACTACTTTTAAACTTTTGAAGTCTTTTGATGACCTGTTTTTTCG
This Methanococcus maripaludis C5 DNA region includes the following protein-coding sequences:
- a CDS encoding energy-coupling factor ABC transporter permease — protein: MHIMEGFLPPMWAAFWFVLSGIIVIYGIIQLNKLINDKPEVKPTLALAGAFMFILSSLKLPSVTGSCSHPTGGGLGAVMFGPAITAVLATIVLLFQAILLAHGGLTTLGANIFSMGIMGPAIGFLVFKLLKGKLNITWVVVLAAIFADWGTYATTSIQLALAYPLPDFGTALSNFGTVFAVTQIPLAIMEGLLTGLIWDYIMKLRPDLLAKLGLIDPAKAEGGAE
- a CDS encoding mechanosensitive ion channel family protein yields the protein MPISLMGYTLSINVFLIVKAILVLVLGYLAVRIVSGILERGAKKSKIPELVSEFVIKLFSAILYLFVILLAVGVFGVETGPIILGLSASLGLILGFGLQDTLTNLTSGLWIAVMKPLDKEETVQIGGMTGKVVEVGIMATKLLTPDNVVITLPNKLVWGSPITNFTRMDIRRVDVAVGVSYGENLDNAVSTALELISGHPLVLKDPAPAVAITGLGDSSVDLQLRAWTKTGDYWAVKGDLTKGIYEKYGKEGIEIPFPQMDVHIHKY
- a CDS encoding energy-coupling factor ABC transporter substrate-binding protein, with product MEFKHVLMILGVIILILAPLIMYSGLGEDEGYFGGADGAAGDLIMEISPNYEPWFEPFWEPPSGEIESLLFALQAAIGAIIIGYFFGYNKAKYEDKN
- a CDS encoding MogA/MoaB family molybdenum cofactor biosynthesis protein, which gives rise to MHERISEIKYAVITVSDSRFNEKIAGTEITDKSGDFLREELDAKIYHLIPDNELMLNGLIEHIVEFTDVDSIVITGGTGLSKRDVTADVVKEIYEKELDGFKIIFHNLSYGEVKYSTILSRASAGIYKEKIIYSIPGSINACKTALDIIKTETGHIIGHIK
- a CDS encoding bifunctional NADP phosphatase/NAD kinase — encoded protein: MDMLDMALNIAKDIEKSVKPLIGWEKSNEVVKIGADGTPTKRIDLIAENVAINSIEKVCSAILISEEIGFKKIGKNKPEYVIVLDPVDGTYNSLKDIPFYSAAIAIGRIDKFTDNFEEMIKNLKMSDLEVGVVRNIATGDTYYAKKGNGAYLLKKDEKKSISISNSSNLKDSSIGLFAHDISLDTLKFIKDRRFRRIRLFGSIALEMCYVAKGALDAFINVNETTRLCDIAAGYVIIKEAGGLVTDKNGQEVNLDLDVNSKVSVICSNEMLHKKLVGIFGNRWRIKPTNFGIISRIDNEESIAVAQDVIKYLDLKGIKYELDSGTYNALKNRLSKECNVISNIEEISHMISIGGDGTVLRASKMIEGNEIPIVCINMGTVGFLTEFSKDEIFSAIDSIICGCYKVEKRTKLMGFAKLSDGRQQILNDSLNEVVITTKNPAKMLHFEVYIDGNLVEDVRADGIIVSTPNGSTAYSLSSGGPIIEPTVEGFVIVPICPFKLSSRPLVVNANSEIKIKLLKKSTYVVIDGNTEFEAKKGDEIILRKSESNAYFVKGDNFYNKLKKLSLM
- a CDS encoding lactaldehyde dehydrogenase, which gives rise to MFIDGKWILREDIDVFDPYTLENIEKITALDREETKSAIEVAEKNKEIMKNLSPSKRYSILMKIAEQISLKKDLFAKTISIDVGKPIKQSKIEVDRTLTALKLSAFYAKELRGETINSENGLIFTKKEPLGVVGAITPFNFPLNLITHKIGPAIATGNSVVLHPSSKAPIVAIYLTKIIEHVLKQMDVPRGIFNLATGNGDIVGDEISKNDNINMVSFTGSVEVGESISKNAKMKKVALELGGNNPMIVLKDSDIKLAAKSAVKSKFLNAGQVCISVGQVLVEEEVLETFTKHVIEETKKLILGNPLDTKTDIGPLISPESALRIENLIKKSVNEGGEVLIGGNRQNSLISPAVINIDENNILSKIETFGPVLPILKVKDSEEAVSIANNSKYGLQAGVFTNDINKAMKIADSLEYGGIMINSSPTFRKDNMPFGGVKKSGLGREGIKYTVEEMCETKTIVIHNI
- the cbiQ gene encoding cobalt ECF transporter T component CbiQ, whose amino-acid sequence is MTNSYLIDSIANCNSLRSVNPTLKVIFAVSSLLVSLFSKTFVVPFLIAFIMSFVVIFAAKVPKTVYLKLLSIPFIFGIITFVMMTFLFGTEIYMSFDFFGITLNLLKDGFSLGLLTFFKMLGGVSCTLFLALTTPFTELFCILKKSKMPKNMLEIAMMMYRYIFMLMDETLSIENSQKTRLGYKNLKTSYHSLGLLAGSLFIKALDKGDVIYNSLNSRGYDGNLMFFGDISYPKTNSVVLIGIFELLLLSLNYIKIY
- a CDS encoding ATP-binding cassette domain-containing protein, translated to MAILETRDLKYSYPDGTVALNGINFKAEEGEMIAILGPNGAGKSTTFLHFNGILKPSSGSVILKDDPIKYDNKSLLNVRKTVGIVFQNPDDQLFAPTVEQDVAFGPMNLGLSKEEIEKRVKDSLKAVSMEGFERKPPHHLSGGQKKRIAIAGILAMNPEIIVLDEPTSGLDPMGASQIMKLLYDLNKKGITIIISTHDVDLVPIYANKVYLLNEGKIIKGGTPREIFSDSETVRSANLRLPRVAHLIELLEKEDKLGIKMGYTIGEARNNIKEFIKGD
- a CDS encoding carbohydrate-binding domain-containing protein, whose product is MKSKISIFLVLLSLVLLQQGFAASNIDLGSYSGGETVSISEAGDYEISGSLIGGGIVVNCEGSAVNLILNGVTISSVDTACIYGEDLETLTITLLEGTTSNLGNDGETDYDGVIYSNSDIIVEGEGKLIVEGNAEEGISTEDKDITINGGTIVITAVDDGINAGGDNGGLISINGGNIYVNAEGDGIDSNGDLEINGGTLFVVGSTSADDSALDSDGTLAINGGTVVALGNGMLQSPDSDSLQDFLAVNVDTIDAGNIIALVDANGEKIVSFATTEKSFSTIVISSAFLDSDNYKLYKNCENTGSLVNGIYTGGVLTLGDELSVSESSSNMGGPGNIGEPREIPSDTESEEDEDVGFFEKIFNFLLGWLYD
- a CDS encoding TldD/PmbA family protein produces the protein MSFLNELDLNIEKLEKLLEIGTYADLRIVSGESNNIIQKDGIIDEISSGMSSGVIIRVLEKNGWGFATSNNVSLKNIEEIIKKAHNMAKISNTHTKKSIELKDIPVICDNVKADVKIHPETISIEEKKEYLKSAHENMSGEKIVSTSVSYSDGEGHSILMTSEGTRIENESVKALMRMTAIAKDGTLQFAFDRIGGNGFEIIKNAKIEEMAKSTKERAIRLLTAESCPKGTFDVILDPELAGVFIHEAVGHAAEADLFLQNDSVFHDKLGNSVGSEEVTVIDDATIEKSFGQYKYDHEGVKGEKTTLIENGILNGYLHSRETAGRLNMDVTGNARADGLNRPIVRMSNTYIKPGSWKFEELLEDTKTGIFLKGSRGGQVDTGKGLFQFNAVEAFLIEDGILTKPLRDAGLSGEILDILHHIDAVSDEFELSVGYCGKGGQSVPVGDGGGSVRTKTTLS